The Vicia villosa cultivar HV-30 ecotype Madison, WI linkage group LG1, Vvil1.0, whole genome shotgun sequence genome includes a region encoding these proteins:
- the LOC131656544 gene encoding uncharacterized protein LOC131656544: MASSSKTQIGSSSQQHFQDQQQKLLVAQKTCSIPLNELEVICEMMVDFDNLEAHDIHLKEAMTFHGWQAFFYGLCGPVYPDLVKEFWVHATLMPKANLSIVHGERISITENLLRKLFGLETVEGVSGAVPGRTEWEVIYEEIYKDGKESTEIKEMKPSYRILAKILLGCVYHRKATVSSNYVSKNQLYILYCIGKKEKVDLPFIIFNYMWHHVKDSRDESRKKNPKYKRNIIPFGRIITDLLVQTKIVEDLEKAGIIKDPYTIIGSTMNARTLKKMGLIESIGTSPQVNTEVRSRRGLALADFELFFRNELPEVIVQYIAMHKEVGSDCDPIWISKQKLATTATQVPEVVQEKERRTERKLDLPTISEEKKEVKKAEEKKEE, encoded by the coding sequence atggcttcttccTCAAAGACTCAAATTGGTTCATCTTCTCAACAAcactttcaagatcaacaacaaaaactTCTTGTTGCACAGAAGACATGTTCTATTCCTTTGAATGAATTAGAGGTTATCTGCGAgatgatggttgattttgataacttgGAAGCACATGATATTCATCTGAAGGAGGCCATGACCTTTCATGGATGGCAAGCGTTCTTTTATGGTTTGTGTGGTCCTGTATATCCAGATTTGGTGAAAgaattctgggttcatgcaacacTCATGCCAAAGGCCAATCTCTCCATCGTTCATGGTGAACGTATCTCCATCACAGAAAATCTTCTAAGGAAGTTGTTTGGGTTGGAAACTGTTGAAGGTGTTTCTGGAGCTGTTCCAGGAAGAACAGAGTGGGAAGTTATATATGAGGAAATATACAAGGACGGAAAAGAATCTacagaaataaaggaaatgaagCCTTCTTACAGAATCTTGgctaagattcttctgggttgcGTCTACCACAGAAAGGCAACCGTTTCTTCAAATTATGTCAGCAAGAACCAACTATACATTCTATATTGCATTGGTAAAAAGGAAAAGGTGGATCTTCCGTTTATCATCTTCAACTACATGTGGCATCATGTGAAGGATTCTAGAGATGAATCCAGAAAGAAGAATCCAAAGTACAAGAGAaatatcattccttttggaagaatcatcactgatcttctggttcaaacaaaGATTGTTGAGGATCTGGAGAAGGCTGGCATTATCAAGGATCCTTATACAATTATTGGAAGCACCATGAATGCTCGTACTCTCAAGAAAATGGGCTTAATTGAATCTATTGGTACTTCTCCTCAAGTGAACACTGAAGTTAGGTCCAGAAGAGGTCTTGCTCTGGCTGACTTTGAGTTgttcttcagaaatgaacttccagaAGTGATCGTTCAATACATTGCTATGCACAAGGAAGTAGGTTCTGATTGTGATCCTATTTGGATAAGTAAGCAAAAACTTGCCACTACTGCTACTCAAGTTCCAGAAGTAGtgcaagaaaaagaaagaagaacagaAAGAAAGTTAGATCTTCCAACAATCAGTGAAGAGAAAAAGGAAGTTAAGAAAgcagaagaaaagaaggaagaatag